A region of Lycium barbarum isolate Lr01 chromosome 3, ASM1917538v2, whole genome shotgun sequence DNA encodes the following proteins:
- the LOC132630921 gene encoding protein trichome birefringence-like 34: protein MAKSHQLLVSVPAGNAPVWDIKCSFHSLIVLLIVSLVAGVVYLTGESGRFLFEDNNSNSNSSLARGNHENESLSSSNNKCNLFSGKWVYDNKSYPLYKEQNCKFMSDQLACQKFGRKDLNYQHWRWQPHQCDIPRFNATALLEKLRNKRLVFVGDSLNRGQWVSMVCLIDTAVQSSLKSMHYRYNASLIIFKVKDYNATIEFYWEPLLVESNSDDPVHHRLPERIVRANSIEKHGSRWTNADFIVFNTYLWWRRPHIKVLWGSFERSDGIYKEVKMLRSYEMALKAWADWLEIHVNRTKTKLFFMSMSPVHERAEEWGKAKGENCYSETEQIQEEGYQGKGSDPKMMKIVESTMHDLEQRGLNVHLINITQLSEYRKEGHPSIYRKQWDYLTEKQIANPSSYADCIHWCLPGVPDVWNELLYAYIFNNY, encoded by the exons ATGGCTAAAAGTCACCAGTTACTAGTTTCAGTTCCAGCAGGAAATGCTCCTGTTTGGGATATCAAATGCAGTTTCCATTCCCTTATTGTTCTTTTAATCGTTTCTCTCGTGGCCGGAGTCGTTTACTTGACCGGAGAGAGTGGCCGGTTCTTGTTTGaagataataatagtaatagtaatagtagttTGGCTAGGGGAAATCATGAAAATGAGTCTTTGTCATCTTCAAATAATAAGTGTAATTTGTTTTCTGGGAAGTGGGTTTATGATAACAAGTCATATCCTTTGTACAAGGAACAAAATTGCAAGTTCATGTCTGATCAGTTAGCTTGCCAGAAGTTTGGAAGAAAGGACTTGAACTACCAACATTGGAGGTGGCAACCTCATCAGTGTGATATACCAAG GTTCAATGCCACAGCATTACTGGAGAAACTGAGGAATAAAAGGCTTGTATTCGTTGGAGATTCATTGAACAGAGGCCAGTGGGTTTCCATGGTTTGCTTGATAGATACAGCAGTTCAATCTTCACTTAAATCCATGCACTACAGATACAATGCTTCCTTGATCATTTTCAAAGTTAAA GATTACAATGCAACAATAGAGTTCTACTGGGAACCATTGTTGGTGGAATCAAACTCAGATGACCCCGTGCACCATCGTCTCCCTGAACGAATTGTTAGAGCCAATTCCATTGAAAAACATGGTAGCCGTTGGACTAATGCTGATTTTATTGTCTTCAATACTTACCTTTGGTGGAGACGACCCCATATCAAAGTCTT GTGGGGTTCATTTGAGAGGTCTGATGGAATTTACAAAGAAGTAAAAATGTTACGAAGCTATGAAATGGCCTTAAAAGCTTGGGCTGATTGGTTGGAAATCCATGTCAATCGCACCAAAACCAAGTTGTTCTTCATGAGCATGTCACCAGTTCATGAAAG GGCCGAAGAATGGGGCAAAGCAAAAGGTGAAAATTGCTACAGTGAGACAGAGCAAATACAAGAAGAGGGATACCAAGGAAAGGGATCAGATCCAAAGATGATGAAAATAGTTGAATCAACTATGCATGACCTCGAACAAAGAGGATTAAATGTTCACTTAATCAACATAACACAGCTATCAGAGTACAGAAAAGAAGGCCACCCTTCTATTTATAGGAAGCAATGGGACTATCTTACTGAAAAACAGATTGCAAATCCAAGCAGTTATGCAGATTGTATACATTGGTGTCTTCCTGGAGTTCCTGATGTTTGGAATGAGCTTCTTTATGCATACATCTTTAATAACTACTGA